A window of the Coprobacter fastidiosus genome harbors these coding sequences:
- the cas2 gene encoding CRISPR-associated endonuclease Cas2, which translates to MDRFSEYRVMWVLVLFDLPTETKKDKKAYTDFRKNLQKDGFTMFQFSIYVRHCASSENAEVHIKRVKSFLPEHGNVGIMCITDKQFGNIELFYGKKTMSVNTPGQQLELF; encoded by the coding sequence ATGGACCGATTTAGTGAATATCGTGTTATGTGGGTACTTGTACTATTTGATTTGCCTACTGAAACGAAAAAGGATAAAAAGGCATATACAGATTTTAGGAAGAATCTGCAAAAGGATGGCTTTACAATGTTTCAATTTTCCATTTATGTTCGTCATTGCGCCAGTAGCGAAAATGCAGAAGTACATATAAAAAGAGTTAAATCTTTTCTCCCGGAGCATGGGAATGTAGGAATTATGTGTATTACAGATAAGCAATTTGGAAATATTGAACTTTTCTATGGTAAGAAAACAATGTCGGTGAATACTCCGGGTCAGCAATTAGAACTGTTCTAA